CCCGCCCCTAATGGTCTGCATAGCTTCCATCAAGGGTGTTGAGGGCTTCATATAAGTGAGCTGAGGATGATAAATATCTTTGATTCTTAGTGCAGGATTTTCTTTTTGCAATTTCACAATTTTATAAGTGGAGACAGTTCCACAATAATTGCCCTCGAGATCCATGACAAGGTAATTGGCCAATCCATTGCGGATGACCAAGTCCATGCATTCTTGAAGAGACTGGTAATCGGGTAAATAAACATTTACCTTCCTGGCCATCATTCCGATGGTTTTATTTTTTACCACATCATCCATGGCGACGCTTTTATATTCCTGCATGGCGCTCATAAAAATGAAGACCCCAATAAAAACCATCACCCACGCTTCCTGATAAATCCCATAACCAATCAACAACAAACAGATAAATTGTCCGATTCTGCTTGCCCATTTGGTGGCACTGAGTCGACCTAACCTCATCGCCAGTAAAGCCCTGAGTACTCGCCCGCCATCCATCGGAAACGCGGGAATCAAATTAAAAATCATCAGGAATATATTTGCCACCATCAAGGTAGGAATAAAATTTTCCCAGGTGAGAAAACTATCCTGCACTTCTAAATCTGGAGCCAGAATAGCTGTTCCATAACGAACCAACAAATAAGTCAAAATGACGATTGCTATAATCAAGTTTACTACAGGACCCATTAAGGCTACCCAGAGTTCCTGTGACGGTTTTTC
This region of Candidatus Vicinibacter affinis genomic DNA includes:
- a CDS encoding site-2 protease family protein, whose product is MIEQSLRIGTFAGIPVKIHWSFLFLFVYILGSGLMAGTSLDLIVVEMVFMLCMFVCVVLHEFGHALTARRYNIKTEDIILLPIGGVARLRNMPEKPSQELWVALMGPVVNLIIAIVILTYLLVRYGTAILAPDLEVQDSFLTWENFIPTLMVANIFLMIFNLIPAFPMDGGRVLRALLAMRLGRLSATKWASRIGQFICLLLIGYGIYQEAWVMVFIGVFIFMSAMQEYKSVAMDDVVKNKTIGMMARKVNVYLPDYQSLQECMDLVIRNGLANYLVMDLEGNYCGTVSTYKIVKLQKENPALRIKDIYHPQLTYMKPSTPLMEAMQTIRGGQPVILIEEEEGGLSYIDGEVIERYMMLEGRA